The following are from one region of the Falco biarmicus isolate bFalBia1 chromosome 1, bFalBia1.pri, whole genome shotgun sequence genome:
- the LOC130141088 gene encoding short coiled-coil protein B-like isoform X4: MELPSDEEDGTFTNISLADDSDHHSGIRSSTVERAHSTMMNADMDAVEAENQVELEEKTRLINQVLELQHTLEDLSARVDAVKEENLKLKSENQVLGQYIENLMSASSVFQTTDTKSKRK, translated from the exons atggaGTTACCTTCGGATGAGGAGGATGGCACTTTCACCAACATTTCTTTGGCAGATGATTCAG ACCATCATTCCGGAATACGCTCTTCAACAGTGGAGAGAGCCCATTCTACAATGATGAACGCCGACATGGATG CTGTTGAGGCTGAAAATCAGGTGGAATTAGAAGAGAAAACACGGCTTATTAACCAAGTGTTGGAACTGCAGCACACACTTGAAG ATCTCTCAGCACGAGTAGATGCTGTTAAGGAAGAAAACTTGAAACTGAAATCAGAAAACCAAGTTCTTGGACAATATATAGAAAATCTGATGTCAGCGTCTAGTGTTTTCCAAACAACtgacacaaaaagcaaaaggaagtaA